In Halobacteria archaeon AArc-dxtr1, the sequence TCGACATGTGTTACGACCTCTCGACGCGCGACGACGACTTAGACGGCTTTGCCGAGCGAGCCAGCGAGATCGTCGTCCGTGATCTGATCGAGCGCGAACTCGAGACCCAAGAGGAAGTCGAATCCCTGTTACAAGACGTCTCGAGGCTCTTGCTGACGATTCGGGATCTAGAGCGTGTCGGCGATCACGCCGTGAATATCGCGGCTCGAACGCTCTACATGGTCGAAAGCGACGACGAACTTATCTACTGAGCGTCGAACCTAACGCTTGGCCACAACTCTCGTGCTATCCGACAATTCCGAGGACGCCGTCGGTCTCGCCATCGTCGGCTGACGAGTTGTGCTCCTCATCGGTCGTCGCGTCCTCGTGAGCGTCTTCGTCGACACCAGCCATCAACTCGAGAATGAGGGGCTCTTCCTGCGAGCGGAGTTGTCGCGGGTAGACGCCGATCGTCACGAGCAGATCGTCGTCGGTCTGGACGGCCTCGCTGACGTGTAGGTACACCTGGAGGCTCTGTCCCTCGAACACCGCGTCCGCGGTGAACCGGGTCTGCGTCGTCGATTGATCGAGAATCTCGACGGTATCGGATGTATCTTCTTCGACGTTTCCGATCTCGTCGTAGTTATCCTCGACGAGTTCGATCAGTTCTGCCGCAGACATATCCTCGACAGGGTTGAAATTCCGGCCGAGGAGCCCGATCTGGGGTGTCGTGAGGACCATGAACATCGCACCGCGTGCCTCTCCGAGTATTCCCATATCGATCGTCTTCTCGTGTTCGGTCACGTAGTTCGTCGCGCTCACTTCTGAGGAGAGCGGGCCGGCGCCAACGTCTCGGTCGACGACGACATCGTCGATGCCCGTCTGTCGGTAGCCGGTCTCGTCACGAGCCTGGACATCGACGCCAGCAGGTGACGCCTCGTGCTCGTCCATGCCGACGAGTCCGAGACAACCGGCCAGACCAGCCAGTCCGGCGGCCCCACACCCCGCGAGGAGACTCCGTCGATTCATTGAGGAAGAAATTGACCGTCGGTTCATATGAGTTTGTTGGCTGCCGGAAGAAGCGTGAGAACGAACTGTCAGCACAACCTAGCGACGTGGCTCAGGATCGGTCAGGGACGCGGGTCAACAGCTGTGCCGTATCGAAGACGTTCCGGGTCTCGACGAGGACGGTCGCGGCCTCCCTGAGGGTGAACTCGGCGTCGATCGACGAGCCGTGACACCGCACATATAACTCGAGCCACCCGTTCATCGCACCGCGGAGTGCGTCGAGTTCAGCCGACGAAAACGGAACCAGCCGCCCGCCGGTCCGGGCTTCGACGTAGAGCCAGACGGCGGGTCCGACTCCCTCACGGAGGTACGTATCGGCGGCGGTGGGCGTCGCCGTCTCGGGATCGAACGTCTCGCGGTCACGCTGAGCGCGGCGGGCCAGTGCCGCGATCTGGGAGCCGTAGCAGTTCATGGATTCGCGGCTACCGGCCCGTCACCCCTCGCGGTACTCGACGCCCTTGCCGCCGCGGGGGTGTTCCCACTCGGTCTCGGCGACGATCGCGCAGGTGCCACACTCGATGCAGGGCTGGGTGTCCAAGCTAACGACGGTCTCTTCCGTGCCGTTAGTCGAGACGGTCTCTGCCCGATAGCAGCCGCCGCCGAAGTCCTCGGCGCTGACGGGGCAGGCGGCGACGGCCGCCCCGCTGGCTTCGACGGAGTCCTCAACGAGTCGGATGTGGGGGTTCCCGACGTCTGTATCGTACGTGAGGTCTCCGATCCGTTCCTCGAGGGAGGGGGGTTCGACCTCGTTCTCCCAGTGGATTGTCCGGCCGTGTTGCTCGCCGATCACCGCCGGGAGTGTGACGTAGCCGGTCTGTGCGTCCGGCAGCATCGAGACGAGAAACGGCGAGTTGTACGCCCGACGAAGCAGCCGCTTCGAGAGCGGATTGCCGACCGCGAGGCCGCCGACTCGTGACTCGAGGACCGTATCAACCGCCCTCGTGACGAGGTCGCGCTCGCCGACGGTCTTTGCGAGGTCGTACCGTCGCGGCCGGAGTTTCGCCATCGTCCCAGAGTCCTCGAGAGACGCCGCGTACTGGCGCCCTGCGGCCTCGGGATCGGTGTTGCCGCGGGTGCTCGCGAAGGCGTCGGCCGCGAGCGCGCCCGCGGTCACGGCGTGGTTCATCCCCTTGATGATCGGCCCCTGGGCCTGCATCTGGCCAGCGGCGTCGCCAACGAGGACGAGCCGATCCCGGTAGGGCTCGCGGTGGGCGACCTTCTTCGAGTCCGGGACGAGCTTCGCGGCGTACTCGCGCTCGTCGTACTCGCCGCGGAACCACTGGGCGAGCAAGGGGTGAGTGAGCAGGGCGTCGAGCAGCTCGTGCGGTTCGGCCTCCTGCTCGACGAGACTATCCAGGTGGAAGACGGTCCCGACCGACAGACTGTCCTCGTTCGTATAGAGGAAGCCGCCGCCCCGAACGTCGGAGAAGAGATCGCCCGAGAAGAGATGGGCGACGCCCTGGTCGGAGTCGACGTCGAAGCGCTCTTCGATCGCCTCGGGATCCATCTCGACGGTCGCTTTGACGCCCTGGAACCACTCGTCTGGTTCCTCCCAATTCATCAGGCCGGCGTCGCGGGCGAGTTCGGAGTTGACCCCGTCGGCCGCGACGATCAGATCGGCCGTGATCGGGTCGAGTTCGTCGCAAGTCACGCCGACGATCTCACCGTTTTCTCTGAGCAGGCCGTTGACCCGCACCTCGGTGAGGACGCCCCCGCCCGTCTCGCTGGTTTTCTCGTGGACGCGCTTCTCGAGCCAGGAGTCCATCTGCCGGCGGAGGACGGCGTCGCACCAGTCGGTGTCGTGTTCGTGGAGATCGGTCAGATCGTACGTTTTGACCGTGTTTCCGGCGACGTTGTGGATGTAGTAGTCGGTGACGGGGCGCTCTGCGGCCACCTCGCGGAAGTCGGGAAAGAGGTCGTCGATCGCGTACGGCGCCGACTCCTCGGCGTAGATCAGGCCGCCAGAGACGTTCTTCGAGCCGGCCTCGACGCCGCGCTCTAAGACGAGCGTCTCGACGCCGTGGTCTGCCAGGCGGGCCGCCGCCGCGGCCCCGCCGGGACCACAGCCGACGACGATCGCCTCGTAGTGCTCGTAGCCGCCATCAGTCATCGTCACCACCCCCGTCGGCGGCGGCTTCGAGCTGTAACTCGCCGGATTCGACGGCCGCCGTCAGCTGCGGAAGGACCTCGAAGAGGTCGCCCTTGAGGAAGTAGTCGGAGACGTCCCGGATGCGGGCGTCGGGATCGGTGTTGATCGAGACGATGGTGTCGGACTGGTCCATACCGACCTTGTGCTGGACCGCGCCGGAGACGCCCGCGGCGATGTAGAGATCGGGTGCGACGACCTGGCCCGTCTCGCCGATCTGGCGTTCCTCCTTCGAGTACTGTTCGACGTGGCCCTCGAACTGGTAGGCAGAGGTGACGATCCCTCGGGTGATGCCGAGCGCCGAATCGTCGAAGGCGTCGACGAGGTCGAGGCCGAGTTCCATCCCGAGCGTGGGGTCGTCGGCGATGCCCCGACCCAGACAGACGACGACGTCGTGGCCAGTCAGGTCGACGCCCGCTTCTAGGGTGTCGTACTCCTCAATCTCGACGGCGAACCACTCGTCGTCGAGTTCCATGTCGTGTTCGACGACGAGCCCCTCGCGGTCGGGGTCCGGATCGGGGACGTCGAACGTTCCCGGAATGACGGAGGCCCCCTGCGGGTGGAAGTCCCGGTCGGGGTTGTCGAGACAGAGGATCGTCGAATACTCGAAGCCCGAGAAGTCGGGTCGCTTCATGTGGAGGACGCGCTCGAACGTCTTTTTGACGCCGGGTTCGCCCGTCTTGACCGGGTTCGAGGCCTCTTCTTCCTGGATGAAGAGGTCAGAACAGTCCGAAGCGAGCCCGGAGTCGAGTTCGGCCTGGACCATCGCGGAGAGGTCCCGACCGTTGTTCGTCGCCGGGAAGAGCACGTACCGGGGCTCGTCGTACTCGCGCCAGTCGGTGCTCTCGACGGTTCCCTCACCGCGGGCCATGTGGGCCGCGATCTGCGTGTAGGGCGTGTGGGTGAACCGCTCGAGGCGGTCGTCCTCGTGGAAGACCGCGACGTCGGCGCCGTAGGCGATCGCCTCCTCGGCGAGGTCAGCGCAGTCGTCGCCGACGACGAACGCGACGACGCGCTCTTCGTCACCGTAATCCGCCTCGTACTGATCCATCAGCTCGCGGGCCTTCCCGAGCATCTCCTTCGAGACGTCGAGCAGTTCGCCCTGCTGGGTCTCACAGAAGACCCACATATCCTCGTAGTCACCCCCGACGAGCGCGCGAACGTGGCGCTTGTCCCGCGTCTCGGCCATCTCCTCGTCGATCGCTTCGATCGCTTCGTCGGGTGTATCGGCGTCGGATTCTTCGCTCCCAGCTTCGTCCGCCTCGGGTTCGTCACCCTCGGCGTCGTCGCCGATAGTTTCAGCTGTCTCCTCGTACTCGCCTTCGGTCTCGTCGTCGGACACGGTGCTGGCGTCCGTGGCCTCGTCGTCGGTTTCAACCTCGGTCTCCTCGCCCTCGGCGCCGGCGTCGTCTTGCGCGCCGACCGAATCGAGGCGACGATTGATTGCCTCGCGAGCCGTCTTCCGGTCCTTGCCGGCACGTTCGGCCTCGAGGACGGCAGTGAGTTCGTCGACGTCGTCGATCGTGTCCAGTTCCTCGGTCAGTTCGGGAACTGTGTGTTCCTCGGGGTCGATACCCACAGTTAGTCACCTCCCGCAAACGGCGTCAGTTCGTCGACGACGGTGCCCAGGCCCTCGGGATCGTCGGGGTCGATCATCGTTGCTTCGCGCTCGGCCGGCGCCTTGGGAATCGGATCGACCGAGGAGACGATCGTCGGCGAGCCGTCGAGACCGATGTAGTCGGGATCGAGGTCGAGGTCCTCGTGGTCCCACTCCGTCAGGTACTCGTCGTGTTCGGCTGCCCGGGCCTGTGTCTCTGCGCGAAGTTGCTTGTGCGTCAGTCGGTGAGAGGCCTTCCGATAGGTCGGGGCGAACTCCGGATCTGCGATGACCATACACGGCAGGGGCGCCTCGACGGTCTCGATTTCGTCGACGTCGCCCTCGACCAGCCGCTTGGCCCGCAACACCCGCTCCTCGAGATCGATGTCTAGCGCGAGGACGTGCGTGACGATAGGCCACTCGAGCCCCCAGCAGGTCTGGGGGCCGGTGTGGCCGGTCTCGCCATCCGCCGTTTTGAAGCCGGCGAAAACGAGGTCGACGTCGGCGACCTCGTCTTGATACTTCTCGACTGCCGAACAGAGCGTGATCGCGGTCGCCCAGGTGTCCGAGGCGGCGAACTCGCGGTCGGAGAGGAGATAGCTGTCGTCTGTGTAGACCGAGGCCATCGCCTCCTCTAAGACGCTCGTGTAGGATGGTGGACCCATACACATCCCGCTGACGTGGCCGCCGTGGCGGACCTTCGTCTGGAGGGCGGCCTCCAGCGCAAAGGCGTCGTTCGGATTCATCACCGTCGGCGTCTTGCCCCGCTCTAAGTGGCCGTCCTCGTCGAAGGAGACGGCACCCTCCGAGAAGTCCGGCACGCCCTTGGTCAGGACGAGAGATCGCATCGGTCCCTCCGGTCTCGCATCGTGTGTGTGTCTCCCATGCTCACCTCATCCATCGTAGGTGTTCCTCTTAAGGATGAGGGGTGTTTCACACGGTTGAAAATGAGGATCTGGGCGACCTCACGCGATGGTGGACTCGGCGTGCACTCGTCCCGTGACCGTCTCACTCCCGCTCGCGTTCGGTCGTCCCCATCGTGATCTCGCCGGTCGCCCGGATCGAGCCGTCGATCTCGACGTCCGGGTGGAGGTCGAGATCGCGACAGGAGACGTCGCCGAGTACGCGGGCGCTCTCGCGGACCGTCACGTCGCCGTCACGGGTGGTCAGGTCGCCGTGAATCCGCGTTCGCTCACCGACCGTCACGTCGCCGCGGGCTCGGAGACTGCCGAAGACGTTCGAGTCGGCGCCGACGTCGATCGTCTCCGCACGGACGTTGCCGTGGAGGCGACACTCGCTGCCGATTCGGGCCGGCGTCGAGACGCGCCAGGCGTCGTCGCCGACCGTCGCGTTGCCCGGAATCACGAGCGGTTCGACGGGCGGCTCCTCGCCCTCGTCGTCGACGAGTTCGGAGACGAGCCGCTGGGCGGCGTCTTCCTCACCGAGCAACAGGAGATGTTTGAGGTAGACGAACAGGAAGACGATCGTTGGCATCGGATTTCGAATGACGATCCAGCCGTTGGCCTCGAACCCCTCCTCGATCTCGACGTCGTCGCCGATGTCTAGATCGCCGGCGACCTTGAGTTGGCCGTCGACGGTGACCCGTTCGCCGACGTACGCGTCCTCGCCGACGAGCACGTCGCCACCGACCGTACACCACATATCGAGCCGGCAGTCGCCCGCCGCTTCGATGCTTCCGTCGACGTCGACGCTTTCGCCGACGAGCACGTTTCGCCCGCGGATGCCGAAGTCGACGGTCGACCGGGTGCCGACGAGGACGTCGCCGTCGGTCACCAGATCGACCTCTTTGGCTTCGGTTCCGTCGGGAACCACGAGTTCGTCGAGGGGGTCCCTGCTGAACGCCACACTCACAGCCAGTCGACCAGCCCATAAATATATTCACGAGATGTCCGCCGCGCGTCTGACGAATCGATTGGGTCAGTCCCACCGCTGGCGGCTGGTTGGCCCCGGCCCCAACCCGTCCCGTTTTTGTCTGCCAGTCGCATATCCCCGAGCATGACTACACTTGCGTTCGACGAGGAGGGCGTCGACGTCGTCTACGAGGGCACGGAGTTTCGACTCGACAGCGACCTCATCGAGGAGGCGACCGAGAAGTCCTACTACGACGTGACCGACCACGAAGTCCTGAAGATCGTCGCCGAGCAGCCGAACCTGCAGGGCGAACCGCGGCGCGTCGGGGATATTCTGGACTGATAGACAGGTTCGAGCACGCGGCGACCGGTCGCAGTCACTCCCCGCCGAGTAGCCGCTCCGTACTGTCGGGCAGGGGATCGGGAACGACGCCGTCGCGCTGCCCGAGCGTTCGGGCGTGGGGCGCACAGACGAGCCGATTGTCGGCCCACGGCACGTGAAGTTCCACGGCCGCCTCGCGTTCGCAGTCGGCCTCGACACACTCCATGTCGATCGGTACCTCGGCCCATGACCTGAGTGTTTCGGCCGGGCGTGTCGCGGCGTCGCCTCCGGTGTGGCTCAGATGAAGACGGCGACGAGAAAGCCAAGCAGGATTGCGGTCGTCAACAGCACCTGAACCGCCGTCGAGGCCAGTATCCCGAGGGTCGCGTAGAGAGCGGTTCGCGTGCCGCCCGCGACGTCGCCGTGGCGAGCAAATTCGAGCGCGAACACCGTCCCGAACAGCCCGACGAGAAGCCCGAGAGGACCGAGAACGAACATGAGCGCGAGACCCACGACGGCCGCGACGGCAGTCGTTCCCCACGAGGCGCCGCCCGCGCGGGCGGCGATCGCCCCGCCGAGAAACTCCGCGATCAGGGTGAGCACTCCGAGCGTAGTGAGCACCGCGAGCGCGAGCGTTCCCGGCTCGGCGAAGCCGGAACTCCACCAGTAGAGGTAGACGCCCGACAGCGAGAGCAGTCCGCCGGGCACCAGCGGAACGAGCGTGCCGGCGATACCCGCCAATAAGAGACCCACCGCCAGCACCGTTATCGCGTCGACCATATCGGAGGGTTTGTCGGCGGGTCCAAAACCGTGTCGTAGCGCAGTGGAGCGGTGCGTGATCGACGCCAGACTGCGAGGCGCGAACGCACACTCGCCGGCTCCCGCAGGATTAGGTGTTGGGAGACCGAGCGTACGGTTATGAGCGAGCCACGCGGGGCGATCGTCATCGGCGCCTCCTCCGGAATCGGCGAGGCGCTCGCGCGGGAACTCGCCGCCGAGGGGTATCGAGTCGGACTGGCGGCCCGGCGGACCGAGCGCCTGAAATCGATCGGCGAGGAACTGCCGACGAAGGCGTACGTGGCGACGATGGACGTGACCGACGCCGAGACCGCCCGCGAGCGCTTTTTCGGGTTGGCCGAGGCGATGGGGCGGGTAGAGCTGGTCGTGATCAGCGCCGGGATCGGCCGGGTCAACCGCGAGTTGGAGTGGGAGCGCCAGCGTCAGGTTATCGAGACGAACGTGACGGGGTTTGCGGCGCTCGCGAGCGCCGCGGTGGCGTACTTCGAGGAGCGGGCAGGCGCGGGGGGAGAGGCGAGCGACGGACACGAGTCCAGTACCGAGGCGCCGGCCGGCCACCTCGTCGGCATCTCGTCGATCGCCGCCCACGTCGGCATCGGCGCCCTCCCAGCCTACGGCGCCTCGAAGGCGTTCGTCTCGAACTATCTAGAAGGGCTGCGGTATCGGCAATCGGGACGGGGCGCGGACGTGACGATCACCACCGTCGAGCCGGGCTACGTCGATACGCGGCTCTCGGTGGGGGAGTTCTGGCGAGCCTCACCCGAATCGACGGCGAAACAGATCGCACGCGCGATCCGGAGAGAGCGCCGCCACGTTTACGTCACCCGGCGTTGGCGGCTGGTTGCGTGGTGGCTGAAGGCGATGCCTGAGCGCGTCTTACAGTGGCTGCTTCGGTGAGGATGAGCCAGTCCAGCTCGAATCTATCCCCCATTGAATCGCTCGCGAACCGCAGCGGCCGCCTCGCCGCCGTACCGATCGACCAGCGGGGCGAACGCGTCGCCGAGCGCCCGCATGCACTGCCCGACGGAGTGATAGCCAAGCTCGTCAGCGACGGACTCGACGTCCCGTGCCTGGAGCACCCGACGGACGAGCAGCCGCTCCTCACGGCCGGAGAGGTCGAGATCCGACGGCTGCGCGACGAAGTACCGGACCGCGAGGCGTCGGAAGGGGCCAGGGTCGACGTCGAAGAGACCGGGGCCGTAGGCGGCGCCGGCGACCAGGCGCCACTCGTGAGCAGAGAGGTCGGGATCGGGGACTGCGTCGGCGTCG encodes:
- a CDS encoding DUF6517 family protein → MNRRSLLAGCGAAGLAGLAGCLGLVGMDEHEASPAGVDVQARDETGYRQTGIDDVVVDRDVGAGPLSSEVSATNYVTEHEKTIDMGILGEARGAMFMVLTTPQIGLLGRNFNPVEDMSAAELIELVEDNYDEIGNVEEDTSDTVEILDQSTTQTRFTADAVFEGQSLQVYLHVSEAVQTDDDLLVTIGVYPRQLRSQEEPLILELMAGVDEDAHEDATTDEEHNSSADDGETDGVLGIVG
- a CDS encoding FAD-dependent monooxygenase, producing the protein MTDGGYEHYEAIVVGCGPGGAAAAARLADHGVETLVLERGVEAGSKNVSGGLIYAEESAPYAIDDLFPDFREVAAERPVTDYYIHNVAGNTVKTYDLTDLHEHDTDWCDAVLRRQMDSWLEKRVHEKTSETGGGVLTEVRVNGLLRENGEIVGVTCDELDPITADLIVAADGVNSELARDAGLMNWEEPDEWFQGVKATVEMDPEAIEERFDVDSDQGVAHLFSGDLFSDVRGGGFLYTNEDSLSVGTVFHLDSLVEQEAEPHELLDALLTHPLLAQWFRGEYDEREYAAKLVPDSKKVAHREPYRDRLVLVGDAAGQMQAQGPIIKGMNHAVTAGALAADAFASTRGNTDPEAAGRQYAASLEDSGTMAKLRPRRYDLAKTVGERDLVTRAVDTVLESRVGGLAVGNPLSKRLLRRAYNSPFLVSMLPDAQTGYVTLPAVIGEQHGRTIHWENEVEPPSLEERIGDLTYDTDVGNPHIRLVEDSVEASGAAVAACPVSAEDFGGGCYRAETVSTNGTEETVVSLDTQPCIECGTCAIVAETEWEHPRGGKGVEYREG
- a CDS encoding electron transfer flavoprotein subunit alpha/FixB family protein; this encodes MGIDPEEHTVPELTEELDTIDDVDELTAVLEAERAGKDRKTAREAINRRLDSVGAQDDAGAEGEETEVETDDEATDASTVSDDETEGEYEETAETIGDDAEGDEPEADEAGSEESDADTPDEAIEAIDEEMAETRDKRHVRALVGGDYEDMWVFCETQQGELLDVSKEMLGKARELMDQYEADYGDEERVVAFVVGDDCADLAEEAIAYGADVAVFHEDDRLERFTHTPYTQIAAHMARGEGTVESTDWREYDEPRYVLFPATNNGRDLSAMVQAELDSGLASDCSDLFIQEEEASNPVKTGEPGVKKTFERVLHMKRPDFSGFEYSTILCLDNPDRDFHPQGASVIPGTFDVPDPDPDREGLVVEHDMELDDEWFAVEIEEYDTLEAGVDLTGHDVVVCLGRGIADDPTLGMELGLDLVDAFDDSALGITRGIVTSAYQFEGHVEQYSKEERQIGETGQVVAPDLYIAAGVSGAVQHKVGMDQSDTIVSINTDPDARIRDVSDYFLKGDLFEVLPQLTAAVESGELQLEAAADGGGDDD
- a CDS encoding electron transfer flavoprotein subunit beta/FixA family protein translates to MRSLVLTKGVPDFSEGAVSFDEDGHLERGKTPTVMNPNDAFALEAALQTKVRHGGHVSGMCMGPPSYTSVLEEAMASVYTDDSYLLSDREFAASDTWATAITLCSAVEKYQDEVADVDLVFAGFKTADGETGHTGPQTCWGLEWPIVTHVLALDIDLEERVLRAKRLVEGDVDEIETVEAPLPCMVIADPEFAPTYRKASHRLTHKQLRAETQARAAEHDEYLTEWDHEDLDLDPDYIGLDGSPTIVSSVDPIPKAPAEREATMIDPDDPEGLGTVVDELTPFAGGD
- a CDS encoding polymer-forming cytoskeletal protein, whose protein sequence is MAFSRDPLDELVVPDGTEAKEVDLVTDGDVLVGTRSTVDFGIRGRNVLVGESVDVDGSIEAAGDCRLDMWCTVGGDVLVGEDAYVGERVTVDGQLKVAGDLDIGDDVEIEEGFEANGWIVIRNPMPTIVFLFVYLKHLLLLGEEDAAQRLVSELVDDEGEEPPVEPLVIPGNATVGDDAWRVSTPARIGSECRLHGNVRAETIDVGADSNVFGSLRARGDVTVGERTRIHGDLTTRDGDVTVRESARVLGDVSCRDLDLHPDVEIDGSIRATGEITMGTTERERE
- a CDS encoding DUF5800 family protein — its product is MTTLAFDEEGVDVVYEGTEFRLDSDLIEEATEKSYYDVTDHEVLKIVAEQPNLQGEPRRVGDILD
- a CDS encoding DUF456 domain-containing protein; the protein is MVDAITVLAVGLLLAGIAGTLVPLVPGGLLSLSGVYLYWWSSGFAEPGTLALAVLTTLGVLTLIAEFLGGAIAARAGGASWGTTAVAAVVGLALMFVLGPLGLLVGLFGTVFALEFARHGDVAGGTRTALYATLGILASTAVQVLLTTAILLGFLVAVFI
- a CDS encoding SDR family NAD(P)-dependent oxidoreductase; protein product: MSEPRGAIVIGASSGIGEALARELAAEGYRVGLAARRTERLKSIGEELPTKAYVATMDVTDAETARERFFGLAEAMGRVELVVISAGIGRVNRELEWERQRQVIETNVTGFAALASAAVAYFEERAGAGGEASDGHESSTEAPAGHLVGISSIAAHVGIGALPAYGASKAFVSNYLEGLRYRQSGRGADVTITTVEPGYVDTRLSVGEFWRASPESTAKQIARAIRRERRHVYVTRRWRLVAWWLKAMPERVLQWLLR